The following are encoded together in the Luteitalea sp. genome:
- the tgt gene encoding tRNA guanosine(34) transglycosylase Tgt — MPIHAFTVTHREGAARRGLLPTLHGLVETPAFMPVGTRGTVKGVTHRDLRDAGAQILLANTYHLYLRPGDELIAERGGLHRFIGWPGPILTDSGGYQLFSLGPLVAIDEQGARFRSHVDGSHHHLTPEQVVDIQARLGSDIAMVLDECLTYPASEEAARVSLERTLRWAARARGRFDEVRGASGGVTVTNPLQAQFGIVQGGVYPHLRERSARETVNIGFDAYAIGGLSVGEPVQVMYDVVRHTAALLPEDRPRYLMGAGMPDDILESVARGIDLFDCVIPTRNARNGQLLTSEGPLNIRNARHARDDRPPDPACGCYTCRSFSRAYLRHLFLVREMTGPTLATLHNLRFYLDTLRRIRDSIAFGTFGRFRQEFHQRFSRRPAR, encoded by the coding sequence GTGCCCATCCATGCCTTCACAGTGACCCATCGCGAAGGTGCCGCGCGGCGCGGTCTCCTGCCGACGTTGCATGGCCTCGTGGAGACGCCGGCGTTCATGCCCGTCGGCACACGTGGCACGGTGAAGGGCGTCACCCATCGCGACCTGCGCGATGCGGGCGCCCAGATTCTCCTCGCCAATACCTATCATTTGTACCTTCGTCCCGGCGACGAGCTGATTGCCGAGCGAGGCGGGCTGCACCGCTTCATCGGATGGCCGGGGCCCATCCTGACCGACAGCGGCGGCTACCAGCTGTTCAGCCTGGGGCCGCTCGTCGCGATTGACGAGCAGGGCGCACGCTTCAGGTCGCACGTCGATGGCAGCCACCACCACCTGACACCGGAGCAGGTGGTCGATATCCAGGCACGGCTCGGCTCCGACATTGCCATGGTGCTCGACGAGTGCCTGACGTACCCGGCATCCGAGGAGGCGGCCCGCGTGTCGCTCGAGCGGACGCTGCGGTGGGCGGCGCGCGCGCGGGGCCGCTTCGACGAGGTACGCGGCGCCTCCGGCGGCGTGACCGTCACGAATCCGTTGCAGGCGCAGTTCGGGATCGTCCAAGGCGGCGTGTATCCGCACCTGCGAGAGCGCAGCGCACGCGAGACCGTGAACATCGGGTTCGACGCCTACGCAATCGGCGGCCTGAGCGTTGGCGAGCCCGTTCAGGTCATGTACGACGTGGTGAGGCACACCGCGGCACTCCTGCCAGAGGACCGACCACGGTACCTGATGGGTGCCGGTATGCCGGACGACATCCTCGAGAGCGTTGCGCGAGGCATCGACCTGTTCGACTGCGTGATTCCCACGCGAAACGCCAGGAATGGCCAGCTCCTGACGTCGGAGGGACCGCTCAACATCCGCAACGCTCGCCACGCGCGCGACGACCGGCCGCCGGATCCGGCTTGCGGATGCTACACGTGCCGGTCGTTTTCACGCGCGTATCTGCGGCACCTCTTCCTCGTCCGCGAAATGACCGGCCCGACCCTGGCGACGCTGCACAACCTCCGCTTCTACCTTGACACCCTACGTCGAATTAGGGACTCTATAGCGTTTGGGACCTTCGGTCGTTTCAGGCAGGAATTCCACCAACGTTTTTCCCGCCGGCCGGCAAGGTAG
- the secD gene encoding protein translocase subunit SecD, which translates to MWKTLRWKVLIILAVTALAVWAFYPPSQKVKLGLDLRGGVHLVLRVQTDDALRLETQQTAEQLRLVLEKQKIPVKVTAETVTRFRVQGVPSARDGEFRAAADTEAGVSYDRVSRSAGTYAFEMKPNIVQQRRRETVQQSVQTIERRVNELGVTEPTVATQGSENDQIMVQLPGVEDVERAKDIIQATAQLEFKLVQGSPAATEEALLQPHGGKVPENTVVAQGVEGQFYLVDEVPAVAGRELRNARPTLDEYNLPAVSFTLNNEGARKFGDFTGANVNRLLAIVLDGKVQSAATIETRINADGRITGNFTQQEAADLALVLRSGALPADLDYLEQRTVGPTLGADSIRAGVTASLAGLILVALFMLVYYRLSGVNAILALVLNLVILLGFMAYLGAVMTLPGIAGFILTLGIGVDSNVLIFERIKEELATEKAPRYAVAASFDRVFLTILDTHVSSLIAAAFLFQFGTGPIRGFATTLTVGLVSNMFTSLFVSRTLFEIILTSRRQATVSI; encoded by the coding sequence ATGTGGAAGACGCTTCGCTGGAAGGTCCTCATCATCCTGGCGGTGACGGCGCTTGCCGTGTGGGCGTTTTATCCGCCGAGCCAGAAGGTGAAACTTGGTCTCGATCTGCGCGGCGGTGTCCATCTCGTGCTGCGTGTGCAGACCGACGATGCGCTGCGGCTCGAGACGCAGCAGACGGCCGAGCAGCTTCGCCTGGTGCTCGAGAAGCAGAAGATTCCCGTCAAGGTGACGGCTGAAACAGTGACGCGCTTCCGCGTCCAGGGCGTGCCGTCGGCGCGCGACGGCGAGTTTCGCGCGGCCGCCGACACCGAAGCCGGCGTCTCCTACGATCGCGTGAGCCGGAGTGCCGGCACCTACGCGTTTGAGATGAAGCCGAACATCGTTCAGCAGCGACGTCGTGAGACGGTGCAGCAATCGGTCCAAACGATCGAGAGGCGCGTGAACGAGCTCGGTGTGACCGAGCCGACGGTGGCGACGCAAGGGAGCGAGAACGACCAAATCATGGTGCAGCTCCCCGGCGTCGAGGATGTCGAGCGCGCGAAGGACATCATCCAAGCGACGGCGCAGTTGGAGTTCAAGCTGGTTCAGGGGAGCCCGGCGGCCACGGAGGAGGCGCTGCTGCAACCTCACGGCGGCAAAGTGCCGGAGAACACGGTCGTGGCGCAGGGCGTGGAGGGGCAGTTCTATTTGGTCGACGAAGTGCCCGCCGTGGCCGGTCGCGAGCTGCGCAACGCGCGGCCCACGCTCGATGAGTACAACCTGCCCGCCGTCAGCTTCACGTTGAACAACGAGGGCGCCCGCAAGTTCGGCGACTTCACCGGCGCCAACGTCAACCGGCTTCTGGCCATCGTGCTCGACGGAAAGGTGCAATCGGCGGCCACCATCGAGACCCGCATCAATGCCGATGGGCGGATCACCGGCAATTTCACGCAACAGGAGGCCGCCGATCTCGCGCTGGTGCTGCGTTCGGGCGCCTTGCCGGCCGACCTGGATTATCTCGAGCAGCGGACCGTGGGACCGACGCTGGGCGCCGACTCGATTCGTGCCGGTGTGACCGCCTCGCTGGCGGGCCTCATCCTGGTGGCGCTGTTCATGCTCGTCTACTACAGACTGAGCGGCGTCAATGCCATCCTGGCGCTCGTCCTGAACCTCGTGATCCTGCTCGGCTTCATGGCGTATCTCGGTGCCGTCATGACACTACCCGGCATTGCGGGGTTCATCTTGACGCTCGGGATCGGCGTCGACAGCAACGTGCTGATCTTCGAGCGAATCAAGGAAGAGCTCGCGACGGAAAAGGCGCCGCGCTACGCCGTGGCAGCCAGCTTCGATCGCGTGTTCCTGACGATTCTCGACACGCACGTCTCGTCGTTGATCGCGGCCGCATTCTTGTTCCAATTCGGCACTGGGCCGATCCGCGGGTTCGCAACTACGCTGACCGTGGGACTGGTATCGAACATGTTCACGTCGCTCTTCGTGTCGCGAACGCTCTTCGAGATCATCCTGACGTCACGACGTCAGGCGACCGTCAGCATCTGA
- the secF gene encoding protein translocase subunit SecF, which produces MRILANTNYDFIRWRWHALALSALILLTGVGLMVKQGGPALGIDFSGGTSIVLKFDQATPEETVRRALESISGDKIVQQYGQPGDNEIMVRLPVMEGTEQGTSLDQSSKQVVQTLQEAKIGTFEVAGSELVGPIIGRDLQRRGIWAVVLSILGIGVYIALRFRPSFAVGAMVATVHDILVVLAFLTFVQQFRIGYELSLNVVAAILTIAGYSVNDTIVIFDRVRENLRVLRRESLTTIVNRSVNQTLSRTVITTGTTLLAMMALFLFGGEVLKGFAYSMLVGIIVGTYSTVFIASSIAIVVSKRGREARAGATAPPAATATAAAPAAPSVSARPKVRRRRRG; this is translated from the coding sequence ATGCGCATCCTCGCCAACACCAACTACGACTTCATCCGCTGGCGCTGGCACGCGCTCGCCCTGTCGGCCCTCATCCTGTTGACGGGCGTCGGCCTGATGGTGAAGCAGGGCGGGCCTGCGCTGGGGATCGACTTCTCGGGTGGCACGAGCATCGTCCTGAAGTTCGACCAGGCGACCCCGGAGGAAACCGTCCGCCGTGCGCTCGAAAGCATCTCGGGAGACAAGATCGTCCAACAGTACGGCCAGCCGGGCGACAACGAGATCATGGTTCGCCTGCCCGTGATGGAGGGCACCGAGCAGGGCACCAGCTTGGACCAGTCGTCGAAGCAGGTGGTGCAGACGCTGCAGGAAGCGAAGATCGGCACCTTCGAGGTTGCCGGGAGCGAGCTCGTGGGGCCCATCATTGGCCGCGATCTCCAGCGACGCGGTATCTGGGCCGTGGTGCTCTCGATCCTCGGCATCGGGGTCTACATCGCACTGCGCTTCCGCCCCTCGTTCGCCGTCGGTGCAATGGTGGCGACGGTCCACGACATCCTTGTCGTGCTGGCCTTCCTCACCTTCGTTCAACAGTTCCGAATCGGCTACGAGCTGTCGCTCAACGTGGTGGCGGCCATTCTCACGATTGCGGGCTACTCGGTGAACGACACGATCGTCATCTTCGACCGGGTGCGCGAGAACCTCCGAGTGCTGCGACGCGAGTCGCTCACGACCATCGTCAACCGTAGCGTCAACCAGACGCTGAGCCGCACGGTAATCACGACGGGAACGACGTTGCTGGCGATGATGGCCCTCTTCCTGTTCGGCGGGGAGGTGCTGAAGGGCTTTGCGTATTCGATGCTCGTCGGCATCATCGTCGGGACGTACTCGACCGTCTTCATCGCCTCCTCCATTGCGATCGTTGTGAGCAAGCGCGGCAGGGAAGCGCGGGCGGGCGCAACAGCGCCCCCGGCTGCGACGGCCACGGCGGCCGCTCCGGCGGCCCCTTCGGTCTCGGCCCGCCCGAAAGTACGCCGACGACGGCGGGGCTAG
- a CDS encoding D-alanine--D-alanine ligase, whose protein sequence is MKKLRVGVIYGGRSGEHEVSLASAAAVLGHLDRSTYDAVPIHIERDGRWTIAETPPLSSSAAEVIQQARLEHAHDAHPLREVHMPARPSEDTIVTIERSAERMTAINEDRARVTGLGLDVVFPVLHGPYGEDGTVQGLLELANVPYVGSGVLASAVGMDKAVAKLVFAARGLPIGNYVVVARRRWLDEPDAVIADVLGRLALPVFVKPANLGSSVGITKAVDVASLEDGLRVASGFDRKILVEAAIPDAREIEVAVIGNDEPEASMPGEILPSRDFYDYDAKYLAPSQEIIPAPITPEQTDEVRRLAIEAFRAVDAAGFGRVDFLLSRTNGALYLNEINTIPGFTTISMFAKLWAASGVEYPVLLDRLIALARERHAEKQQLRTTV, encoded by the coding sequence TTGAAGAAGCTCCGCGTTGGCGTTATCTACGGCGGCCGATCAGGCGAGCATGAAGTCTCGCTGGCGTCGGCGGCAGCCGTCCTTGGCCATCTCGATCGTTCGACGTACGACGCCGTGCCGATCCACATCGAGCGCGACGGGCGGTGGACGATCGCCGAGACGCCCCCGCTCTCGTCATCCGCGGCCGAAGTCATCCAGCAGGCGCGTCTCGAGCATGCACACGACGCTCATCCGCTGCGAGAGGTGCACATGCCAGCGCGGCCGAGCGAAGACACGATCGTCACGATCGAGCGATCTGCGGAGCGCATGACTGCCATCAACGAGGATCGCGCGCGGGTGACCGGCCTTGGCCTGGACGTCGTGTTTCCAGTCTTGCATGGACCGTACGGCGAAGACGGCACGGTCCAGGGTCTGCTGGAGCTCGCCAACGTGCCGTATGTCGGGTCGGGCGTGCTCGCCTCTGCCGTCGGCATGGACAAGGCGGTGGCCAAGCTGGTCTTCGCTGCCCGTGGTCTGCCGATTGGCAACTACGTTGTCGTCGCACGACGGAGATGGCTGGACGAGCCGGACGCCGTGATTGCAGACGTTCTCGGGCGCCTCGCGCTCCCGGTATTCGTCAAGCCGGCGAACCTGGGCTCGAGTGTCGGCATCACCAAGGCGGTGGATGTCGCAAGCCTCGAGGACGGCCTTCGCGTGGCATCTGGCTTTGATCGCAAGATTCTCGTGGAGGCGGCGATACCGGACGCGCGCGAGATCGAGGTTGCCGTGATCGGGAATGACGAGCCAGAAGCCTCCATGCCAGGCGAGATCCTGCCGTCGCGCGACTTCTACGACTACGACGCGAAGTACCTGGCACCTTCGCAGGAGATCATTCCCGCGCCGATCACGCCGGAGCAGACGGACGAGGTCCGACGGCTGGCGATTGAGGCGTTTCGCGCCGTCGACGCGGCCGGCTTCGGGCGCGTCGACTTTCTCCTCAGCCGCACCAACGGTGCGCTCTACTTGAACGAGATCAATACCATCCCCGGTTTTACGACCATCAGCATGTTTGCCAAGCTCTGGGCTGCAAGCGGCGTCGAGTATCCGGTGTTGCTCGATCGGCTCATCGCACTGGCCCGCGAGCGGCACGCCGAGAAACAGCAGCTTCGCACCACGGTGTAA
- a CDS encoding TonB-dependent receptor plug domain-containing protein — translation MRPPLRLVTFLVLAGVASVPVPAGAQVDTGSILGIVRDASASVLPGATVTIVQQETSFSLTTVTGQDGSYVFTPVRSGTYRIEVEFPGFKTAQRTIELRLQQQAEVNFTLDPGDVAETVDVTAGTPLLQTQSGSVGETVTARTAVNLPLNGRDFTYLARLTSGVTHAQPGARAAGQFAANGARPAQNSYLLDGIDNNTSNVDFLNGTAYVVSPPVDAISEFKVLTNSFSAEYGRAGGAVLNASMKSGTNTFHGSGWEFHRNDALDANEFFANATDQAKADFLQNQYGATAGGPIIANKLFWFGSYEGTNTRQGRLWTTSVPTAAERASGFTDFSDLISGQDGTRGPDSLGRTFPLGTLFDPATTREVTTGQIDPVTGRTAVASGFVRDPFRGNRIPQDRLNPNAIRLLEQYPEPNQPGPFDNYVTTRQNESDTHAIHGRVDFNISERNRLFGRYSLTDADRVRPGPFEGYADGGAFGEGLETQRTHGAAVSYTHMFSPNLINETRVGVSREHTYRVPPFGDDTSDIPAQFGIPGVPQVPGNGGLPPINIGGLHRLGAVTWLVSERFSNTTQLTNNLTKVYKSHTFKGGIELQHVEFPWTAPPTARGEFSFGGAYTSMPNQNDGSTGRAQLLLTPSTSLVPNGVDFVGGANDVNASPFGSIDNFRNYFAAYAQDDWRIFSSLTLNFGLRWEHFSLVGEEHWAQANFVPGTPGAGARYIVPERRRDDPQLSPEFIDALAVDGIELVYSDEFGSGIGQMQQNFAPRVGFAYQPTSKMVIRGGYGIYYAAFENRGGFPNLGYNYPFQYDFNFQAANDVTPLRYPDGSQATLERGLLSVPLDPRFVSGEGLNLRGIEFDYKTPYLQGFNLTAQYELTDHDSVEVGYVGSLGRHIETFSGTNHVTEILPPGVDPQEHVPFPHFARGSSYATTNGTSSYHSLQTKFTHRLSKGLEFLAAYTLSEAKTNAGDLLSGGGVGGLRAPDLPGFGIQADTGLAPFHIRHAFTFSGIYELPFQGPIFGGWSANWVVALYSGPPQTIGCTVATTAGLGCYALLVPGEDPYEGSHDVSQFYNPDAFADPPVATEIGQADYAPLGGGRTQVTGPPFQQFDFSVAKRVSLTAGTHLELRVEAFNLTNTPSFNLPGSLNFSNRANFARITSTRNSARQIQIGMKLYW, via the coding sequence ATGCGCCCACCGCTGCGGCTCGTCACGTTCCTCGTCCTGGCCGGCGTGGCCAGCGTCCCGGTCCCCGCAGGCGCGCAGGTCGATACCGGAAGCATCCTCGGCATCGTCCGCGACGCCAGCGCGTCGGTCCTTCCAGGAGCGACGGTGACCATCGTTCAGCAGGAAACATCCTTCAGCCTGACCACGGTGACCGGTCAAGATGGCAGCTACGTCTTCACACCGGTCAGAAGCGGCACCTATCGCATCGAGGTGGAGTTTCCCGGCTTCAAGACGGCGCAGCGCACCATCGAGCTGCGCCTCCAACAGCAGGCGGAGGTGAACTTCACGCTCGATCCAGGCGACGTTGCCGAGACCGTCGATGTGACGGCCGGCACCCCGCTGCTGCAGACCCAAAGCGGCTCGGTGGGCGAAACGGTCACCGCGCGAACCGCGGTGAACCTGCCGCTCAACGGACGTGACTTCACGTACCTGGCGAGGTTGACGTCGGGCGTGACGCACGCCCAGCCTGGCGCGCGTGCGGCCGGGCAGTTCGCCGCCAACGGCGCCCGGCCGGCGCAAAACAGCTATCTGCTCGACGGGATCGACAACAACACGAGCAACGTCGACTTCTTGAACGGCACGGCGTACGTGGTCTCGCCGCCAGTCGATGCCATCAGTGAGTTCAAGGTGCTGACCAACTCGTTCAGCGCCGAATACGGGCGCGCGGGCGGCGCCGTGCTCAATGCGTCGATGAAGTCGGGAACCAACACGTTCCATGGAAGCGGCTGGGAGTTCCATCGCAACGACGCGCTGGATGCCAACGAGTTCTTCGCCAACGCGACGGACCAGGCCAAGGCGGACTTTCTCCAGAATCAGTACGGCGCCACGGCCGGCGGTCCCATCATCGCCAACAAGCTGTTCTGGTTCGGGTCCTACGAGGGCACGAACACGCGGCAGGGCCGGCTATGGACGACCAGCGTCCCGACGGCGGCAGAGCGTGCAAGCGGATTCACTGACTTCTCGGATCTCATCAGCGGACAGGATGGCACGCGGGGCCCCGACTCGCTGGGGCGAACGTTCCCGTTAGGGACTCTCTTCGACCCCGCAACGACGCGCGAGGTGACGACCGGCCAGATCGACCCTGTGACCGGACGCACGGCGGTCGCGAGCGGCTTCGTCCGGGATCCGTTCCGCGGCAACCGAATTCCACAGGACCGTCTGAACCCCAACGCCATTCGACTGCTCGAGCAGTACCCCGAGCCGAATCAACCCGGCCCGTTCGACAACTACGTGACCACGCGGCAGAACGAATCGGACACGCACGCCATTCATGGGCGCGTCGATTTCAACATCAGCGAGCGCAACCGGTTGTTTGGGCGCTACAGCCTGACCGACGCGGACCGCGTCAGGCCGGGGCCGTTCGAGGGCTATGCCGATGGCGGCGCATTTGGCGAGGGCCTCGAGACCCAACGCACGCACGGTGCTGCGGTGAGCTACACCCACATGTTCTCGCCGAACCTGATCAACGAGACGCGCGTCGGCGTAAGCCGCGAGCACACCTATCGCGTGCCGCCCTTTGGCGATGACACCAGCGACATCCCCGCGCAGTTCGGGATTCCGGGCGTCCCGCAAGTACCGGGCAACGGCGGTCTCCCTCCGATCAACATCGGCGGCCTGCACCGGCTGGGTGCGGTGACCTGGCTCGTGAGCGAGCGCTTCAGCAACACCACACAGCTCACCAATAACTTGACGAAGGTGTACAAGTCCCACACGTTCAAGGGCGGCATCGAGCTGCAGCACGTGGAGTTTCCGTGGACGGCACCGCCAACCGCCCGAGGCGAGTTCAGCTTCGGCGGTGCGTACACCTCGATGCCGAACCAGAACGACGGCAGCACCGGCCGCGCGCAGCTCTTGCTGACGCCTTCGACCTCGCTCGTGCCAAACGGCGTTGATTTCGTCGGCGGGGCCAATGACGTCAATGCCTCCCCCTTCGGGAGCATCGACAACTTCAGAAACTACTTTGCGGCCTACGCGCAGGACGATTGGAGGATTTTCTCCAGCCTCACGCTCAACTTCGGCCTTCGCTGGGAGCATTTCAGCCTGGTGGGCGAGGAGCACTGGGCGCAGGCGAACTTCGTTCCGGGCACGCCAGGCGCAGGCGCGCGCTACATCGTGCCCGAGCGCCGCCGGGACGATCCGCAGCTGTCGCCGGAGTTCATCGATGCGCTGGCCGTGGACGGCATCGAGCTCGTGTACTCGGACGAGTTCGGCAGCGGCATTGGCCAGATGCAACAGAACTTCGCCCCACGCGTCGGATTTGCCTATCAGCCCACCTCGAAGATGGTGATTCGCGGCGGGTACGGGATCTACTACGCGGCATTCGAGAATCGTGGCGGCTTTCCCAATCTCGGATACAACTATCCTTTCCAGTACGACTTCAACTTCCAAGCCGCGAACGACGTCACGCCGCTCAGGTATCCCGATGGGTCGCAGGCGACGCTGGAACGGGGCTTACTCTCGGTTCCGCTCGACCCGCGGTTCGTCAGCGGCGAGGGACTGAACCTGCGCGGCATCGAGTTCGACTACAAGACGCCGTACCTCCAGGGCTTCAACCTGACGGCACAGTACGAGCTGACAGATCACGACTCGGTTGAAGTGGGGTACGTCGGCTCACTGGGCCGTCATATCGAGACGTTCTCCGGGACGAACCACGTCACCGAGATCTTGCCTCCAGGTGTCGACCCACAAGAGCACGTGCCCTTTCCACACTTCGCTCGCGGATCGTCCTACGCCACGACCAACGGCACGAGCAGCTACCACTCATTGCAGACCAAGTTCACACATCGGTTGAGCAAAGGCCTGGAATTCCTCGCCGCTTACACGCTGAGCGAAGCCAAGACCAACGCCGGTGATCTGCTCAGCGGCGGAGGCGTTGGCGGCCTTCGGGCGCCGGATCTTCCAGGATTCGGCATCCAAGCGGATACGGGGTTGGCGCCGTTTCACATCCGGCACGCGTTCACGTTCAGCGGCATCTATGAGCTGCCCTTCCAGGGCCCGATCTTTGGCGGATGGAGCGCCAATTGGGTCGTCGCGCTCTACAGTGGCCCGCCGCAGACGATCGGATGCACGGTCGCAACGACCGCAGGTCTCGGCTGCTATGCGCTGCTTGTCCCGGGCGAGGATCCGTACGAAGGGAGCCACGACGTGTCACAGTTCTACAATCCGGATGCCTTCGCCGACCCGCCCGTGGCAACCGAGATCGGCCAAGCCGACTACGCGCCGCTCGGCGGCGGCCGCACCCAGGTGACCGGACCGCCGTTCCAGCAGTTCGACTTCTCGGTGGCCAAGCGTGTGAGCCTCACGGCTGGGACGCATCTGGAGCTCCGCGTCGAAGCGTTCAACCTGACCAATACACCGAGCTTCAACCTGCCGGGCTCGCTCAACTTCAGCAACCGGGCGAACTTCGCGCGCATTACGAGCACCCGAAACTCCGCCCGGCAGATCCAGATCGGAATGAAGCTCTACTGGTAG
- the yajC gene encoding preprotein translocase subunit YajC, protein MMSTSSLVSTTVALASRPDAAVSPWVQLLPFAVILAIFYLLILLPMRRRQKKVADFQSNLKIGDKVVTTSGIYGAVTRLSDKTVRLQIADKVTVEIARAGIGGYQGQDPVVPESGSS, encoded by the coding sequence ATGATGAGTACATCGTCGCTCGTTTCAACCACGGTGGCGCTCGCGTCTCGCCCCGATGCGGCCGTCAGCCCCTGGGTGCAGTTGCTCCCGTTCGCCGTCATCCTGGCGATTTTCTACCTCCTCATCCTGTTGCCCATGAGGCGGCGGCAGAAGAAGGTTGCCGACTTTCAGTCGAACCTCAAGATCGGTGACAAGGTGGTCACCACGTCCGGCATCTACGGCGCGGTGACGCGCCTGAGTGACAAGACGGTCCGCCTGCAGATTGCCGACAAGGTCACGGTTGAAATCGCGCGGGCTGGCATCGGCGGCTATCAGGGCCAAGATCCGGTCGTCCCGGAGTCGGGCTCCTCTTGA